One window from the genome of Acinetobacter lanii encodes:
- a CDS encoding AraC family transcriptional regulator — protein sequence MSRDTISIHFVNAALTGVKRLGMDVDSLLSHVGIEAELLRQPKARISPEQYTRFVKMLWMVTQDEHVGFDIQPRRLGTFAIMSQLIIHAKTLGDALELSSQFYKLFGEEWSVSLERDKHEARLVPIIPRTMDPDHFITESMLMIWHGLSSWLIERRIPLERVHFAYPRPAHADEYDALFFAPVIQFDAARTEITFAADYLDLPIRQDENTLEEFLKGAPAKLLVKFKNTNSLTSRIREVLKSQIGEEMPTLNDVAAMLYLSPQTLRRRLAAEGKSYQGVKDALRRDAAIHLLLNPSLTLEDVAQQVGFSETSTFHRAFKKWTGVTPGLYRQLHGYH from the coding sequence ATGAGCCGTGATACGATCAGTATCCATTTCGTGAATGCTGCGCTCACTGGCGTAAAACGCTTGGGCATGGATGTCGATAGTTTACTTTCTCATGTCGGCATTGAAGCTGAGTTACTTCGTCAACCCAAAGCACGTATCTCTCCAGAACAATACACTCGTTTCGTGAAAATGCTGTGGATGGTGACCCAAGACGAACATGTCGGATTTGATATTCAACCGCGTCGTTTGGGCACCTTTGCCATTATGTCGCAATTGATTATTCATGCCAAAACCTTAGGCGATGCTTTAGAGCTTTCTTCGCAGTTTTATAAACTGTTTGGGGAAGAATGGTCGGTGAGCCTTGAGCGTGACAAGCATGAAGCACGTTTGGTACCGATTATTCCCCGCACCATGGACCCAGACCATTTCATTACTGAAAGTATGCTGATGATCTGGCATGGTTTGTCGTCATGGTTAATTGAACGTCGTATTCCACTCGAGCGTGTGCATTTTGCATATCCACGCCCTGCCCATGCTGATGAATATGATGCGTTATTCTTTGCACCTGTGATTCAGTTTGATGCTGCACGCACTGAAATTACCTTTGCTGCGGATTATTTAGATCTACCGATTCGTCAAGATGAAAATACTTTAGAAGAATTCTTAAAAGGCGCACCTGCGAAACTGTTGGTGAAATTTAAGAACACCAATTCTTTAACTTCACGTATTCGTGAAGTGCTCAAGAGCCAAATTGGTGAAGAAATGCCGACCTTAAATGATGTGGCTGCGATGTTGTATTTGTCTCCACAAACACTACGTCGTCGTTTGGCTGCTGAAGGCAAAAGCTATCAAGGTGTGAAAGATGCCTTGCGCCGTGATGCTGCCATTCACTTGCTGCTCAATCCATCTTTAACCCTTGAAGATGTAGCACAACAAGTCGGCTTTAGTGAAACCAGTACCTTCCACCGTGCCTTTAAGAAATGGACAGGGGTAACTCCAGGTCTATACCGTCAGTTGCATGGCTATCATTAA
- the trpA gene encoding tryptophan synthase subunit alpha, whose product MSRLATRFAQLKSQQRKALVSYVMAGDPHPHVTVPLLHQMVDAGVDVIELGLPFSDPMADGPVIALAAERALAAGTNTLDALNMVKQFREKDAETPVVLMGYLNPVEVIGYERFVSIASESGVDGVLLVDLPPEEAKDLDVVLKKYDMDQIFLLAPTSTDERIQHVANQASGFIYYVSLKGVTGAATLDVAEAAARIEKIKAVTQVPVGVGFGISDAASAKAMGSVADAVIVGSAFVKPFANLAPEQAAEQAVNKVKELRAALDELV is encoded by the coding sequence ATGTCACGTTTAGCCACACGATTTGCACAGCTTAAATCTCAACAGCGTAAAGCTTTAGTTTCGTATGTAATGGCTGGTGACCCGCATCCACACGTGACGGTGCCACTGCTTCATCAAATGGTTGACGCAGGCGTAGATGTAATTGAACTTGGATTACCATTTTCCGACCCAATGGCAGATGGCCCCGTGATTGCCCTTGCTGCAGAGCGTGCTTTGGCAGCAGGCACCAATACCCTTGACGCATTGAATATGGTCAAGCAATTCCGTGAAAAAGATGCTGAAACCCCAGTGGTTTTGATGGGCTATTTAAACCCTGTCGAAGTGATTGGCTATGAGCGTTTTGTCTCGATTGCTTCTGAGAGCGGTGTAGATGGCGTGCTTTTGGTGGACTTACCGCCTGAAGAAGCCAAAGATTTAGACGTGGTATTGAAGAAATATGACATGGATCAAATCTTCCTGCTTGCACCGACCTCTACGGATGAGCGTATTCAGCACGTTGCCAACCAAGCCAGCGGCTTTATTTATTATGTGTCACTCAAAGGGGTGACAGGCGCTGCGACCTTGGATGTAGCAGAAGCTGCGGCACGCATTGAAAAAATTAAGGCTGTGACACAAGTGCCAGTCGGTGTTGGATTCGGGATCAGTGATGCTGCTTCTGCGAAAGCGATGGGTAGTGTTGCAGACGCTGTGATTGTTGGAAGTGCCTTTGTAAAACCTTTTGCAAACCTCGCACCAGAACAAGCTGCTGAGCAAGCAGTCAATAAAGTTAAGGAGCTTCGAGCTGCGCTCGATGAGTTAGTATGA
- a CDS encoding metal-dependent hydrolase, whose protein sequence is MNALTQYSVEPVVRKNLNFKLSEVPRFWFGGDPFRTRMFDALSLTFPDGERYFIECVRLFKDQINDPDLQQRVADFIRQEAQHGIAHDKMNQVMREQGMPVDQFISVMKKMFKFELSKRSPQYNIAMTAAAEHLTALMAETFYSQKETLQDAHPYVRALLAWHAIEEMEHRDVAFDVMKQVGNVPETTRKFALAFTTVLMLNFTIYRANIMLKHDGFSRLERLKMTAKGLPWFIGKKGMLTAMKDQYLDWFKADFHPSQHPVIAQYQTWVDTLEATQDPIQAGEAFWQAGK, encoded by the coding sequence ATGAATGCATTGACCCAATATTCGGTTGAACCTGTGGTTCGCAAAAATCTTAATTTCAAACTGTCTGAAGTGCCACGTTTTTGGTTTGGTGGTGACCCGTTTCGCACCCGTATGTTTGATGCACTGAGCCTGACCTTTCCTGATGGTGAACGCTACTTTATTGAATGCGTCCGTTTGTTTAAGGACCAAATTAACGACCCTGATTTACAACAACGTGTCGCTGATTTTATTCGTCAAGAAGCGCAGCATGGCATTGCGCATGACAAAATGAACCAAGTCATGCGTGAACAAGGCATGCCGGTCGATCAGTTCATTTCCGTCATGAAAAAAATGTTCAAATTTGAACTGAGCAAACGCTCACCGCAATACAACATCGCCATGACCGCTGCCGCAGAACATCTAACCGCGCTGATGGCAGAAACCTTTTATAGTCAAAAAGAAACTTTGCAAGATGCGCATCCTTATGTGCGTGCTTTATTGGCTTGGCATGCGATTGAAGAAATGGAACATCGTGATGTGGCATTTGATGTCATGAAACAAGTCGGCAATGTGCCTGAAACTACGCGTAAATTTGCGCTCGCTTTCACCACCGTATTAATGCTGAACTTTACCATTTACCGTGCCAACATCATGCTAAAACATGATGGCTTTAGCCGCTTAGAGCGCCTAAAAATGACCGCAAAAGGTTTGCCTTGGTTTATCGGCAAAAAAGGCATGTTGACCGCCATGAAAGATCAATATTTGGATTGGTTTAAAGCTGACTTTCATCCGAGTCAGCATCCGGTGATTGCTCAATATCAAACGTGGGTGGACACACTTGAAGCCACGCAAGATCCGATTCAAGCCGGTGAAGCCTTTTGGCAAGCGGGAAAATAA
- a CDS encoding AraC family transcriptional regulator, which translates to MKDIQIPNGYFHLWKIYFTEQQIDPFTWESFKALQAQIEAVLRLPIAQQSSYALFRQMIELTQQQFQRPQLIYEMAHYIRPEHFGVLGYMATRSDSIAEALDYILRFNRLVIDGDEIAVMKVQQQQDCLSLSWPFIHEAYDLINEMTTAFMIGLARQIVPLQQFPLERIGFAHAPKMALYHYQKFYSCEVSFHQPEYQMLMGIRSLDLKLQHADPSLIQFLIQQAEQAIASKAQHETLAQKLHLIVAEYLRIQQQAPKIEDIAKELHVSVRTLQRQLRDLNSSFKQILETERMQQCEKLLQKQLNLTEIAIQLGYSDQSALARAYKAHTGQTLLQAKKNLGH; encoded by the coding sequence ATGAAAGACATTCAGATTCCCAATGGTTACTTCCACCTGTGGAAAATTTATTTCACTGAACAACAGATCGATCCCTTTACATGGGAATCTTTCAAAGCCTTACAAGCACAGATTGAAGCAGTACTGCGTTTGCCAATTGCACAGCAGTCCTCTTATGCGCTGTTTCGTCAAATGATAGAACTGACTCAACAACAGTTTCAGCGCCCGCAATTAATCTATGAAATGGCGCACTATATACGCCCTGAACATTTCGGGGTATTGGGTTATATGGCGACACGTAGTGACAGCATTGCTGAAGCTTTGGATTATATTTTGCGTTTTAATCGGTTGGTGATCGATGGCGATGAGATTGCCGTAATGAAAGTGCAACAACAGCAAGATTGTTTGAGTTTGAGTTGGCCTTTTATCCATGAAGCCTATGACTTGATCAATGAAATGACCACCGCTTTTATGATTGGTTTGGCACGGCAAATAGTCCCCTTGCAACAGTTTCCTTTAGAGCGTATTGGCTTTGCACATGCGCCTAAAATGGCGCTGTATCACTATCAAAAATTCTATAGTTGTGAAGTGAGTTTTCATCAGCCTGAATACCAAATGTTGATGGGCATACGCAGTTTAGATTTAAAGTTACAACACGCCGATCCCTCGCTGATTCAGTTTTTAATCCAGCAGGCTGAGCAAGCGATCGCCAGTAAGGCACAGCATGAAACGTTAGCACAAAAGTTGCATTTGATTGTGGCGGAGTATCTTCGCATTCAACAGCAAGCCCCTAAAATTGAAGACATTGCCAAAGAGTTACATGTATCGGTTCGCACCTTACAGCGACAATTACGTGATTTAAACAGCTCGTTTAAACAGATTTTGGAAACTGAACGGATGCAACAATGCGAAAAGCTATTACAGAAACAGCTGAATTTGACTGAGATTGCCATTCAATTGGGCTATTCCGATCAATCGGCATTGGCAAGAGCCTATAAAGCCCATACAGGACAGACCTTATTACAAGCCAAGAAAAATTTAGGACACTAA
- a CDS encoding acetyl-CoA C-acetyltransferase, producing MSEAYIIDAIRTPRGKGKKDGSLYQVKPITLLTTLLNELETRHQLDTSKVDDIVLGCVTPIGDQGSDIAKTAAIAAGWNDDVAGVQINRFCASGLEAVNLAAQKVRSGWEDLVVAGGVESMSRIPMGSDGGPWALDPETNLKSTFVPQGIGADLIATLDGYTRSDVDAFAADSQKKAAAAQAAGRFDKSIVAVKDKAGVTILDKDEFIKPQTTAEGLAKLNPSFEMMGGMGFDAVALQKYPEAQKINHVHHAGNSSGIVDGAAVVLIASEKAVKEQGLKPRAKILSTALVGTDPTIMLTGPAPAARKALEKAGLTIDDIDLFEVNEAFAAVVMRFITELKVDPAKVNVNGGSIAMGHPLGATGAMILGILLDELERQGKKRGLATLCVGGGMGIATIIELV from the coding sequence ATGAGCGAGGCATATATCATTGACGCCATTCGCACACCGCGAGGAAAAGGGAAAAAAGACGGTTCGCTGTATCAAGTTAAACCCATCACCCTACTCACCACCCTATTAAATGAACTTGAAACCCGTCATCAACTCGACACCTCAAAAGTCGATGATATTGTCTTGGGTTGTGTCACCCCCATTGGTGACCAAGGCTCGGATATTGCCAAAACCGCAGCCATTGCAGCCGGTTGGAATGATGACGTCGCGGGGGTTCAAATCAATCGCTTCTGTGCATCAGGTTTGGAAGCGGTCAATTTAGCAGCACAAAAAGTTCGTTCAGGTTGGGAAGACTTGGTGGTGGCCGGTGGTGTGGAATCGATGTCACGTATTCCGATGGGTTCAGATGGTGGACCTTGGGCGCTCGACCCTGAAACCAATTTAAAATCAACTTTCGTCCCTCAAGGCATTGGCGCAGATTTGATTGCCACTTTAGATGGTTATACGCGTTCAGATGTCGATGCCTTTGCAGCGGATTCACAAAAAAAAGCCGCAGCAGCGCAAGCAGCGGGCCGTTTTGACAAATCTATTGTTGCGGTCAAAGATAAAGCCGGCGTAACCATTTTAGACAAAGATGAATTTATTAAGCCACAAACCACGGCTGAAGGACTTGCGAAACTCAATCCAAGTTTTGAAATGATGGGCGGTATGGGTTTTGATGCTGTTGCGCTACAGAAATATCCTGAAGCGCAAAAAATTAACCATGTGCATCATGCGGGTAATTCATCGGGTATTGTCGATGGTGCGGCGGTGGTACTCATTGCCTCTGAAAAAGCCGTCAAAGAACAAGGCTTAAAACCTCGTGCCAAAATTTTATCGACGGCACTGGTCGGTACCGATCCGACCATTATGTTGACTGGACCTGCCCCTGCGGCACGTAAAGCCTTAGAAAAAGCAGGCTTAACGATTGACGATATCGATCTGTTTGAAGTGAATGAAGCATTCGCTGCCGTCGTCATGCGCTTTATTACGGAACTGAAAGTCGATCCTGCCAAAGTCAATGTCAATGGTGGTTCAATTGCGATGGGGCATCCACTTGGAGCTACGGGTGCGATGATTTTGGGGATTTTACTCGATGAGTTAGAGCGTCAAGGTAAAAAACGTGGTTTGGCAACATTGTGTGTCGGTGGTGGTATGGGCATCGCAACCATCATTGAGTTGGTATAA
- a CDS encoding DUF2804 domain-containing protein: MDLIQENGQPRYGRFQALPSAISMSKYVYKTPYGKELKSWRKTLKYKKFKFCSIQHEQYSIGLAIVDLSWAGHAFFYIYDHDSQNVIEWNAINALAHHTHVDEQPLFSHSHFSKSAFKLDIQHAHGVRFISITKHGEEYFKARIFCAGTDPLSMCSPTGINGWTYTQKLTTLGVEGFFTNKQKQKIEFNARSFASLDDTCGFLRPETAWFWLSCNFWDPHNRRIGINLASGVNESFGNENCLWVDGRMYPLSDVLFEIEDEQHWSIRSIDARLKLRVETGWRRYENLNLRLVGSQFSQWQSKITGQIETEQHGTIQFNQ; this comes from the coding sequence ATGGATTTAATTCAAGAGAATGGACAACCTCGCTACGGACGTTTTCAGGCATTGCCAAGCGCAATTTCAATGTCGAAATACGTCTACAAAACCCCCTATGGCAAAGAATTAAAATCTTGGCGTAAAACACTCAAATATAAAAAATTCAAGTTTTGCAGTATTCAGCATGAGCAGTACAGCATTGGACTGGCGATTGTTGATTTAAGCTGGGCAGGGCATGCGTTTTTTTATATCTACGATCATGACAGTCAAAATGTCATTGAATGGAATGCAATTAACGCACTAGCTCATCATACGCATGTCGATGAACAGCCCTTGTTTAGTCATAGCCACTTTTCAAAATCTGCCTTTAAACTCGATATTCAGCATGCCCATGGGGTACGCTTTATTTCCATCACCAAACATGGTGAAGAATACTTTAAGGCACGTATTTTCTGTGCAGGCACCGATCCATTGTCCATGTGTAGTCCTACAGGGATTAATGGTTGGACCTATACCCAAAAACTGACCACACTCGGTGTAGAGGGTTTCTTTACCAATAAACAGAAGCAAAAGATTGAATTTAATGCGCGAAGTTTTGCCTCACTCGATGACACCTGCGGCTTTTTAAGACCTGAAACGGCATGGTTTTGGTTGTCATGTAACTTTTGGGATCCACATAATCGCCGTATTGGTATCAACCTCGCATCTGGGGTGAATGAGAGTTTTGGCAATGAAAACTGTTTATGGGTCGATGGTCGAATGTATCCACTCAGTGATGTGCTCTTTGAAATTGAAGATGAACAGCATTGGAGTATTCGTTCAATCGATGCCAGATTAAAGCTCAGGGTTGAAACTGGGTGGCGCCGTTATGAAAATCTAAACTTACGCTTGGTGGGAAGTCAGTTCAGTCAGTGGCAATCGAAAATCACTGGGCAAATTGAAACAGAACAGCACGGTACGATTCAGTTTAATCAATAG
- a CDS encoding Na+/H+ antiporter NhaC family protein, whose translation MTTHSPGNAQPRALALLPLILFLAIFLGSGIYHTVIGTEFAFYQVKAPVAALPAVILAVLMYRGKLNDAIDEFLKGASHPNLILMFMVFMLAGAFASVTGAIGSVDSTVQFGLSIISPEYILPMLFVISAFIATAMGTSMGTIAACAPIAFGFSQATEINALYAVGAVVSGAMFGDNLSMISDTTIAATRSQNVELRDKFRVNVWIAVPAAVMTLLAYVLFSNHAQNIQYSDYNIWLMVPYIAVFFLAFSRLHVLAVLSIGILISGIMGLSVQPNFDLLKLNSSVYEGFVGMFEVALLSMLLGGISAIMEKEGGLNWLIQRIYALTRLFKMSQQRAGELGICFLVVFSNLFVANNTVAIILSGDMAREVAKEYGVDPKRAAALLDIFSCVIQGLIPYGAQLLLACSIAKMSPIELIGNIYYCWILAVCAILSIAFRYPRLKQKVV comes from the coding sequence ATGACCACACACTCCCCAGGTAACGCTCAACCTCGAGCGCTTGCCCTGCTACCGCTTATTCTTTTTTTGGCCATTTTTCTGGGCAGCGGTATTTACCACACTGTGATTGGAACTGAATTTGCGTTCTATCAAGTGAAAGCCCCTGTGGCTGCACTGCCCGCTGTCATTCTTGCTGTACTGATGTATCGAGGCAAACTCAACGATGCCATTGACGAATTTTTAAAGGGTGCCAGTCATCCCAATCTGATTCTGATGTTTATGGTGTTTATGCTTGCCGGTGCATTTGCCAGCGTGACGGGTGCCATTGGCAGTGTCGACTCCACCGTACAGTTTGGACTTTCCATTATTTCACCTGAATACATTCTCCCGATGCTATTCGTGATTTCTGCCTTTATTGCCACCGCTATGGGCACTTCTATGGGCACCATTGCCGCCTGCGCCCCAATTGCTTTTGGTTTTTCTCAAGCCACTGAAATCAATGCGCTGTATGCCGTGGGTGCTGTGGTGAGTGGTGCGATGTTTGGCGATAATTTGTCGATGATTTCCGACACCACCATTGCTGCGACACGTAGCCAAAATGTCGAATTACGCGATAAATTCCGGGTCAATGTTTGGATTGCAGTGCCTGCAGCTGTGATGACTTTGCTCGCGTATGTGTTGTTTAGTAATCATGCACAAAATATCCAATACAGTGACTACAACATTTGGTTGATGGTGCCTTATATCGCGGTGTTCTTTTTGGCATTTTCCCGTTTGCATGTTTTGGCGGTGCTGAGCATTGGGATCTTAATCTCAGGGATCATGGGCTTATCTGTACAACCTAATTTTGATTTACTCAAGCTGAATAGCTCAGTCTATGAAGGCTTTGTTGGTATGTTTGAAGTGGCATTATTGTCCATGCTGTTGGGCGGTATTTCTGCGATTATGGAAAAAGAAGGCGGTTTAAATTGGCTGATTCAACGCATTTACGCCCTGACTCGTTTATTTAAAATGAGTCAGCAACGTGCCGGTGAATTGGGCATTTGCTTTCTAGTGGTCTTTTCCAATTTATTTGTGGCCAACAATACCGTTGCGATTATTTTATCCGGCGATATGGCACGTGAAGTGGCGAAAGAATACGGCGTTGATCCGAAACGTGCAGCCGCATTACTCGATATTTTCTCTTGCGTGATTCAAGGTTTAATTCCATACGGCGCACAATTGTTGTTGGCTTGTTCTATCGCAAAAATGTCACCGATTGAATTGATTGGCAATATTTACTACTGCTGGATTTTAGCGGTATGTGCCATTTTATCGATTGCGTTTCGCTACCCACGCCTCAAGCAAAAAGTCGTTTAA
- a CDS encoding cold-shock protein, whose product MSNSNVVKGTVKWFNETKGFGFIQQESGPDVFAHFSEIASSGFKTLMEGQQVQFSIAQGQKGPNAVNIVAV is encoded by the coding sequence ATGTCTAATTCAAATGTTGTAAAAGGTACTGTTAAGTGGTTTAACGAAACTAAAGGTTTTGGTTTCATTCAACAAGAATCTGGTCCAGACGTTTTTGCTCACTTTAGCGAAATCGCAAGCTCAGGCTTCAAAACCTTGATGGAAGGTCAACAAGTTCAATTCAGCATCGCTCAAGGTCAAAAAGGCCCGAATGCTGTAAACATTGTTGCAGTATAA
- a CDS encoding CaiB/BaiF CoA transferase family protein has product MNTALKGLKVLDFSTLLPGPFATLYLADLGAEVIHIESPTRPDLIRMLPPYAHGQATSHNYLNRNKQSVTLDLKDPKSIEQVKQKISEYDIVIEQFRPGVMQRLGLDYQTLVEINPRLIYCSITGYGQHGSYKHKAGHDINYVALSGIAGHSGRKLSGPPPMGIQIADVAGGSLHAVIGILTAVIERQRSGIGQYIDISMTDCVVTMNNMAAAAVLAGEQNQQIENEHLNGGTFYDYYETQDGRYLSVGSLEPQFMTGLATTLDLPILLQKGTSFDVEDRKAVKQAIQEKIQQKTFAEWRTIFAELDVCVEPVLSLDEALNSELARQRGWVVDVPVKANSAQTERQLACPIKLSRSQATYQFIGQGLGEGSW; this is encoded by the coding sequence ATGAATACTGCTTTAAAAGGACTCAAAGTACTGGATTTTTCCACCCTATTACCGGGGCCTTTCGCTACCCTCTATTTAGCCGATTTGGGTGCAGAAGTGATACATATCGAGTCGCCCACGCGACCGGATTTAATCCGCATGTTACCGCCTTATGCGCATGGGCAGGCGACTTCACACAATTATTTAAACCGTAATAAACAATCAGTTACGTTAGATTTAAAAGATCCAAAGAGCATTGAACAAGTCAAACAGAAAATCTCGGAATATGACATTGTCATTGAGCAATTTCGACCCGGCGTGATGCAACGTTTAGGTTTGGACTATCAAACTTTGGTGGAGATTAATCCAAGATTGATCTACTGTTCGATCACCGGTTATGGTCAACATGGCAGTTATAAACATAAAGCAGGACATGACATTAACTATGTGGCTTTATCTGGCATTGCTGGACACTCGGGTCGTAAGCTCAGTGGACCACCACCGATGGGAATTCAAATTGCCGATGTTGCAGGCGGGTCTTTACATGCTGTGATTGGGATTCTTACTGCCGTGATTGAACGTCAACGCAGTGGCATTGGACAGTATATTGATATTTCTATGACTGACTGCGTGGTAACCATGAATAATATGGCGGCAGCGGCAGTCTTGGCGGGTGAGCAAAATCAACAGATTGAAAATGAACACCTCAATGGTGGGACTTTCTATGATTACTACGAAACCCAAGATGGACGCTATTTATCGGTCGGCAGTCTAGAACCGCAATTTATGACTGGGCTTGCGACCACCTTAGATTTGCCGATTCTTTTACAAAAAGGCACCTCTTTCGATGTTGAAGATCGTAAAGCGGTCAAACAGGCGATTCAAGAGAAAATTCAACAAAAAACCTTTGCCGAATGGCGGACGATTTTTGCTGAACTCGATGTATGTGTGGAGCCTGTCCTGTCCTTAGATGAAGCGCTGAATTCAGAGTTGGCACGACAACGTGGCTGGGTGGTGGATGTACCTGTGAAAGCAAATTCAGCGCAAACTGAGCGACAATTGGCTTGTCCAATTAAGCTGTCACGCTCGCAAGCCACATATCAATTTATCGGTCAGGGTTTGGGTGAGGGCAGTTGGTGA
- a CDS encoding metal-dependent hydrolase: MNLTLTKIVKPIVRKDLEFQLDQIPRFWFGGDPFKTRVFDALSLTFPDGERYFIQCVRLYREHINDPILAERVKAFIQQEAQHGIAHDKMNQILRDQGMPVQKYIDQVNQRFNHSLKRYPASLNIAITAACEHLTALMATVFFSNQSTMAEAHPFIRALFAWHSVEEMEHRDVAYDVMRDVAQTPNAMRYVALGLVTVMMFGFTIQRTHGLLKQDGFNPRQRFMLFKEGLKWLLGSNGILSTQKAEYLDWYHPDFHPNQHPVIHQYQIWLDTLAETQDPIQAGEAFWQAAL; encoded by the coding sequence ATGAACCTAACACTAACCAAAATTGTAAAGCCTATTGTTCGAAAGGACTTGGAATTTCAGCTTGATCAGATTCCACGCTTTTGGTTTGGTGGCGATCCCTTTAAAACACGGGTGTTTGATGCCTTGAGTCTGACTTTTCCTGATGGTGAGCGTTACTTTATTCAATGTGTCCGCTTATATCGCGAGCACATCAACGATCCTATTTTGGCTGAACGCGTCAAAGCATTTATCCAACAAGAAGCACAGCATGGCATCGCGCATGACAAGATGAATCAGATTTTGCGTGATCAAGGCATGCCGGTGCAAAAGTATATCGATCAAGTCAATCAGCGTTTTAACCACAGTTTAAAGCGTTATCCTGCCTCACTGAATATTGCCATTACTGCAGCCTGTGAACATTTGACTGCACTGATGGCAACCGTGTTTTTTTCAAATCAAAGCACGATGGCAGAAGCACATCCTTTTATTCGAGCACTCTTTGCATGGCACAGTGTAGAAGAAATGGAACATCGCGATGTGGCGTATGATGTGATGCGTGATGTGGCTCAAACACCCAATGCAATGCGTTATGTAGCACTCGGTTTAGTGACCGTGATGATGTTTGGATTCACTATACAACGTACCCATGGTCTACTGAAGCAGGATGGTTTTAATCCACGGCAACGTTTCATGCTGTTTAAAGAGGGCTTAAAATGGCTGTTGGGGTCTAACGGCATTCTAAGCACCCAAAAAGCAGAATATTTGGATTGGTATCACCCAGATTTTCACCCCAATCAGCATCCGGTAATTCATCAGTATCAAATTTGGCTCGACACTTTGGCTGAAACCCAAGATCCGATTCAAGCCGGTGAAGCCTTTTGGCAAGCAGCGCTTTAA